One window of Quercus robur chromosome 5, dhQueRobu3.1, whole genome shotgun sequence genomic DNA carries:
- the LOC126726585 gene encoding pentatricopeptide repeat-containing protein At3g04760, chloroplastic — protein sequence MLYNFNSYFRIRKPHKFIAFLHFHTCVCGNSGQFNGQEVSYYFLENPLACIGLVAYYSSFLSRTSFASSRGQPAGKGEIDETDDGYGRFRQMGSWDNGDQQDSSFDKFDEAKEFEDDDDDKEVGEDGDDDDDDDDFMVLNSFNRNGEQREGIGRVELDEDELRHPLVREICRLIELRSAWNPKLEGELRHLLRSLKPRQVCAVLRSQADERVALKLFYWADRQWRYRHDPIVYYTMLEVLSKTKLCQGARRVLRLMARRGIVRRPEAFGYVMVSYGRAGKLRNAMQVLTLMQRAGVDPDLSICNTAINVLVKGNKLEKALRFLARMQLVEITPNVVTYNSLIKGYCDLHRIDDAIELIAEMPLKGCYPDKVSYYTVMGFLCKEKRVKEVRELMDKMVKDSKLIPDQVTYNILIHVLSKHGHGDEALKFLREAEERGFRVDKVGYSAIVHSFCKAGRIDIAKELVNEMFRKGCFPDVVTYTAVLNGFCLVGKVDKAKEMLKQMYKNGCKPNTVSYTALLHGLCRSGKSSEAREMMNVSEEEWWTPNAITYGVVMHGLRREGKLSEACDIVREMIRKSFFPTPVEINLLIQSLCREGKMDEAKKFMQECLNKGCAVNVVNFTTLIHGYCQKDDLEAALSLLDDMYLNNKHPDVVTYTTVIDALGKKGRIEEATEFTMKMLKKGLDPTPVTYRTVIHRYCQMGRVEDLLKLLEKMLSRHSCRTVYNQVIEKLCSFGNLEEADKLLGKVLRTASRIDAKTCHILMESYLRKGIPLSAYKVACRMFNRNLIPELKLCEKVSKRLMLEGKCEEADRLMIRFVERGHISPQCQEHLGT from the coding sequence ATGTTATATAACTTCAATTCCTACTTTAGAATTCGAAAACCTCATAAGTTTATTGCTTTCTTACATTTTCATACATGTGTTTGTGGCAATAGTGGTCAGTTTAATGGGCAAGAGGTTAGCTATTATTTCCTTGAAAACCCATTAGCTTGTATTGGACTTGTTGCATattattcttcatttttatcAAGAACCTCTTTTGCTAGTAGTAGAGGTCAACCTGCTGGGAAAGGTGAAATTGATGAGACTGATGATGGGTATGGCAGATTTAGGCAAATGGGTTCCTGGGATAATGGGGACCAGCAAGACTCTAGCTTTGATAAATTTGATGAGGCTAAAGAgtttgaggatgatgatgacgacAAAGAAGTAGGAgaggatggtgatgatgatgatgatgatgatgattttatGGTTTTGAATTCATTTAATAGAAATGGTGAACAAAGGGAAGGTATTGGAAGAGTTGAGTTGGATGAGGATGAATTAAGACACCCTTTGGTGAGAGAGATTTGTAGGTTGATTGAACTTAGGTCAGCTTGGAATCCAAAGCTTGAAGGGGAATTAAGGCACTTACTAAGAAGCCTTAAACCTCGCCAAGTTTGTGCTGTTCTGCGCTCTCAGGCAGATGAACGGGTTGCTTTGAAATTATTCTATTGGGCTGATCGGCAGTGGCGGTACAGACATGACCCAATTGTTTACTATACAATGCTGGAGGTCCTTAGTAAGACTAAATTGTGTCAGGGTGCTAGGCGGGTTCTTCGGCTCATGGCCCGCAGGGGTATTGTGCGCCGGCCTGAAGCATTTGGTTATGTGATGGTGTCGTATGGTCGGGCAGGCAAGTTGAGGAATGCAATGCAAGTTTTGACTTTGATGCAAAGAGCAGGAGTTGATCCTGATTTGTCAATATGTAACACTGCAATCAATGTTTTGGTGAAGGGGAATAAACTGGAAAAGGCATTGAGATTCTTGGCCCGAATGCAACTTGTTGAAATCACACCTAATGTTGTCACTTATAATAGCTTGATCAAGGGGTATTGTGACTTGCATCGTATAGATGATGCTATTGAGCTAATCGCTGAAATGCCTCTGAAGGGATGCTACCCAGATAAGGTTAGCTACTATACAGTGATGGGTTTTCTCTGTAAAGAGAAAAGGGTTAAAGAAGTGAGAGAATTGATGGATAAGATGGTGAAGGATAGTAAATTGATACCAGACCAGGTTACCTACAATATTCTTATCCACGTGCTCTCCAAGCATGGTCATGGAGATGAGGCTTTGAAGTTTTTGAGGGAAGCAGAGGAGAGGGGTTTTCGTGTTGATAAGGTTGGGTATAGTGCAATAGTTCATTCATTTTGCAAGGCTGGAAGGATTGACATTGCTAAAGAATTAGTAAATGAAATGTTCAGAAAGGGTTGCTTTCCTGATGTTGTGACTTACACTGCTGTTCTTAATGGGTTTTGCCTGGTAGGAAAGGTGGACAAAGCTAAAGAGATGCTTAAGCAGATGTACAAGAATGGCTGCAAACCAAACACTGTATCATATACGGCCTTGTTACATGGGCTTTGTCGGAGTGGAAAGTCATCAGAAGCTAGAGAGATGATGAACGTGAGTGAAGAAGAATGGTGGACCCCAAATGCCATCACTTATGGTGTTGTGATGCATGGTCTACGTAGGGAAGGGAAGTTGTCCGAGGCCTGTGATATTGTAAGGGAGATGATTAGAAAAAGCTTTTTCCCAACCCCAGTTGAAATTAACTTACTGATTCAGTCTCTTTGCAGAGAAGGAAAAATGGACGAGGCTAAAAAGTTCATGCAGGAGTGTCTGAATAAGGGATGTGCTGTTAATGTAGTAAACTTCACCACTTTAATTCATGGATACTGTCAGAAGGATGATTTGGAAGCTGCTCTATCATTGCTTGATGACATGTATCTTAACAACAAGCACCCCGATGTAGTCACATACACTACAGTGATAGATGCATTGGGGAAGAAAGGTAGAATAGAAGAAGCAACTGAATTTACAATGAAGATGCTGAAGAAGGGTTTGGATCCTACTCCTGTTACATACAGGACAGTTATCCACAGGTATTGTCAGATGGGTAGGGTGGAAGATTTGTTGAAACTATTGGAGAAAATGCTCTCAAGACATTCATGCAGAACAGTGTATAATCAAGTTATTGAAAAGCTTTGTAGTTTTGGAAATCTTGAGGAGGCGGATAAACTCTTAGGTAAGGTGTTGAGAACAGCTTCAAGAATTGACGCTAAAACATGTCACATACTTATGGAGAGTTATTTGAGGAAAGGGATTCCTTTGTCAGCATATAAAGTGGCCTGTCGCATGTTCAACCGGAATCTGATTCCTGAATTGAAGTTATGCGAGAAGGTGAGTAAAAGACTGATGCTAGAAGGTAAATGTGAGGAGGCAGATAGGCTTATGATACGTTTTGTTGAGCGTGGACACATTTCACCTCAGTGTCAAGAGCATTTGGGAACATAG